Genomic DNA from Nitratidesulfovibrio vulgaris str. Hildenborough:
CCGCAGGGTCTACTCGGGGGCGAAGAGCGGTGTCGAAAGGTAGCGTTCGCCCGTGTCGCAGATGATGCACACCACGCGCTTGCCCGCATTCTCGGGGCGTCTGGCGTAGGCGATGGCGGCATGCACGTTGGCACCCGAAGAGATGCCGCACAGGATGCCCTCCTCCTGAAGCAGCCGCCGGGCCATGGTCAGCGCGTCGGCACCGGGGACGGGCATCACCTCGTCATAGACCGACGTGTCGAGCACGGGCGGGACGAACCCCGCACCGATGCCCTGAATGGCATGGGGGCCGGGGGCACCGCCGGAAAGCACGGCCGATTCTGCGGGTTCGACGGCGATGACCCGGATGTCGGGGTTGCGTCCCTTGAGGTAGCGTCCCGTACCGGTGATGGTGCCGCCCGTGCCGACCCCCGCCACGAAGCAGTCGATCATGCCGTCGGTGTCGGCCCATATCTCCGGGCCGGTGGTGGCCTCATGGGCAGCGGGGTTGTCGGGGTTGGCGAACTGTTGCAGCATCACCGCACCGGGGGTGTCGGCCACGATGCGCTCGGCCTCTTCCACCGCGCCACGCATCCCCTTGGCTGCGGGCGTGAGCACCAGCGTGGTGCCGAAGGCCTTGAGCAGTGCCCGGCGTTCGGCGCTCATGCTCTCCGGCATGGTCAGCACCAGCTTGAGGCCGCGCACGGCGCATACGAAGGCAAGGCCCACTCCGGTGTTGCCGCTGGTGGGTTCCACAAGCACCGCGCCCGGGGCAATCTCTCCCCGTGCGATGGCGGCTTCCACCATGTTGAGGGCGATGCGGTCCTTCACGGAACTGCACGGGTTGAAATTCTCGAGTTTGGCGACGACCTCGGCGACACAGCCGAGTGTGACCTTGTTGAGGCGCACCATGGGCGTCTTGCCCACGAGGTCCGTCATGCTT
This window encodes:
- the cysK gene encoding cysteine synthase A gives rise to the protein MDIASSMTDLVGKTPMVRLNKVTLGCVAEVVAKLENFNPCSSVKDRIALNMVEAAIARGEIAPGAVLVEPTSGNTGVGLAFVCAVRGLKLVLTMPESMSAERRALLKAFGTTLVLTPAAKGMRGAVEEAERIVADTPGAVMLQQFANPDNPAAHEATTGPEIWADTDGMIDCFVAGVGTGGTITGTGRYLKGRNPDIRVIAVEPAESAVLSGGAPGPHAIQGIGAGFVPPVLDTSVYDEVMPVPGADALTMARRLLQEEGILCGISSGANVHAAIAYARRPENAGKRVVCIICDTGERYLSTPLFAPE